A stretch of DNA from Oryza brachyantha chromosome 4, ObraRS2, whole genome shotgun sequence:
ACGTACCCCAAAGCATACAAGGAGCCAGCAACAAAGGCCCTAGCAGCAACACAATTTCCATAGATGATATCAGTCATGTTCATAAAAATGAATTGAGAAAGGAAGCAGCAAGAGTTGCAAGgcaaaagagaaaggaaataCTTTGTGAATTAAGAGAATCAAAGAGGGCAAGAACAGACATAATCCAAAGAGCAAAAGTATCTAGCGACGAAGCCTCCAGTAGCAGCACAGCCACTAAACACAAAATATGGAACTTTGGGAAACCGACATGTATATGTCAACACAGCAATGCGATTATGTGGTATGAAGAAAGATTAAATGCCAGTCAGCAAGCCAAAGTACCTACTTTTGGAATATGTTGTAAACAAGGGAAGATCAGTTTACCTGCATTAAAAGAGCCTCCACCTTATCTCAAGAATCTGTTGACAGGCAAAGGAAGGGATTCAAAAAACTTCCGAGAAAACATTAGGTCTTATAACAACATGTTCTCATTCACATCAATGGGAGGAATTGTTGacaaagaaataaacaaaagaaagggaccatatgtttttaaaatgcaCGGACAGAACTATCACCACATTGGAACACTTCTACCCAAAGAAGGCAGTAAACCTCGCTTCGCGCAACTGTACATCTATGACACTGCAGATGAGGTGGCCAATAGGATAAGTGCATCAAGAAGCAATGACACAACTGCAGCAGTTGACCCTATCATCGTTTCAGAACTGCAAAAAATGCTAGATGACAATAATATATTGGCAAAATCATTCAGAATGGCAAGGGATAGGTTCCAAGAAGATGACTACCATGATTACACACTAAAGTTGATAAGTAAAAGGGGGCAGCATGGAACACATGGCTTGCCATCAGCTTCTGAAGTTGCAGCCTTGGTTGTAAAAGATCCGACCGATGAAAGCGAAGGACGCGACATCATTGTCGAGTATAAAGATATGATGCCTCAAAGGATATCAGAAATCCATCCAAAGTTCATGTCCTTACAGTATCCATTACTGTTCCCATATGGAGAAGACggttttacactaaaaataccATATCGAACAAAAGATGGTGCTACATACACTAGGGAATATGTAACTATGCTTTAATACTATGCTTACTACTTGCATCAACGCCAAGACCAATCAATGTTGCTATTGATGAGTGGTCATCTAAATTTGCAATTCTGGGTTGACGTATTTACATGCATTGAGCAGACCAGACTAAATTGGATTAGGCATAATCAAGGAAAACTAAGAACTGAACTTTACAGTGGACTGCATGATGCGATCGAGCGAGGGGACACGAGAACTGAGCAAGTTGGGAAAAGAATAATATTGCCGTCAAGTTTTACAGGAAGCAGAAGAAACAAGGCTCAAAACTTCCATGATGCAATGGCAATCTGTCGTTGGGTTGGGTATCCAGACATCTTTACAACATTCACGTGCAATCCAAAATGGCCTGAGATCCAATACATGTTAGACGAAGCAGGAGGAGGTCAAAAACCAGCAGATCGACCTGATATAGTAAATAGAGTCTTTATGATAAAATTGAAGGAACTAATGagagatataaaagaaaagaagtacTTCGGTGAGACTGCAGCAAGTAAGTGCCATGTACTATGATCCCTGAATAACTACTCAATGGATTTACATGaatgtttctttaaaaaatattcgaCTAACATATGCGAAACACAAATGCAGTCATCTACACGATAGAGTTCCAAAAAAGGGGGCACCCACATGCACACAAACTAACATTTCTCAAGGACAAAGACAAATGCCCAGAGCCATCGCAAATTGACAAAATAATTTCCGCCGAGATCCCAAAAGAGGAGGACGATAAGGCTATGATGGCGTAATGGAATTCATGATGCATGGACCATGCGGAGAGGCAAATGTCAATTCACCGTGCATGATAGACGGTAAATGCACCAAACACTTCCCCAAACGATTCAATGAAGAGACAACAATCGATGAAGATGGCTATCCAGTTTACAGGAGGAGACGGAATGGGATTGAAGTGGAAAAGGGAAGAGTCTCCCTTGACAACATACATGTCGTGTCGTACAACAGAAATCTACTGATCAAGTACCAAGCTCATATCAATGTCGAGTGGTGCAACAGGTCAAGatcaataaaatatctatTCAAGTACATCCACAAAGACGATGATCATGTGACAGCCTTACTCAAGAAAAGCGATGCATCAAACGATGTTGACGAGATCAAAAAATACCTAGAGATGAGGTACATATCAGCGACTGAGGCATGCTGGAGGATTTTCCAATTTGACCTACAATATCGAAATCCGCCGGTTGAGAGGCTATGTTGTCATCTAGAAAATGAGCAACAGGTCATATTCCCAGATTCAACCGACCTAGACAAGATAGTAAGAAGAGAATCACTGAAAACTACTAAATTTACAGAGTGGATGCAAGCAAATCGAGAATATGAGGAAGCAAGAGAATTAACATATGCAGAGTTCCCTTCAAAGTTTACATGGAAGAGCAATGAAAAGAAatggagaaagagaaaacaagGCTTTGCAATTGGAAGAATATATTATGAGCATCTAGCAAGTGGAAAGAAATACTATCTACGAATGCTACTGAACACTGTGAAAGGatgtaaaagttttgaagACATCAGGACAGTGGATGGGGTTGTCCACCCAACATACAAGTCTGCATGTGAAGAGCTAGGATTTCTTGACGATGACAATGAGTGGATCGAGTCCATCAAAGAAGCGTCCAACAAAGCGTCTGGCACACAGCTGCGACAGCTATTTACCACCATACTGTCACATTATGAGGTAACAAACCCAAAGAACCTATGGGAATTAGTCTGGGAAGCTCTGTCCGAGGACATGCAGTACAAGAGAAGAATAGTCTTAAACTTTCCAACACTACAGCTAACAGAATCACAGAAGAAAGCTTATGCTCTGATTGAAATAGAGAAACTAATGCGACAAGTAGGGAAATCATTAAGGGACTACCCAGACATATTACTACCAAATGTCGTCGATCTAGAGGAACTTGGCAACAGACTTATAAACGAAGAACTTAACTACGACAGAGACGAAATGAAGGATGAGCACCTCGCTATATTAAACACCCTTAACACGGATCAGAAAAAAGCCTTCAATGCGATAATGCAATCTATCAACGGAGGACTTGGAAAACAGATATTTGTGGAAGGCTACGGTGGGACAGGGAAAACGTACCTATGGAAAGCAATCACGACAAAACTACGATCCGAGGGAAAGATAGTCCTTGCAGTCGCTTCATGTGGCATTGCAGCACTTCTGCTCCAAGGTGGGAGAACAACGCACTCAAGATTTCGCATCCCAATAAAGATCATAGAAGAATCAACATGCGAAATCAAGCAAGGAACCCATCTAGCTGAACTACTAAAGAGGACATCACTGATACTCTGGGACGAGGCTCCAATGGCAGACAAACATTGCTTCGAGGCATTGGACAGAAGCCTAAGAGATATACTGAGATTTACTAATGAAAACAACAACGAAAGGCCATTTGGCGGTATGACTGTCGTATTGGGCGGAGACTTCAGACAGATTCTCCCAGTGATTCCaaaaggaaggagagagaatatAGTGAACGCCTCAATCAAACGCTCATACCTCTGGAAACACTTTGAAATTTCAGCCTCACAGAAAACATGCGGCTGAGCCGCATGTCCAATGATCCACTACAGAAGGAAAAGGTTGATGAATTCGCTAAGTGGATGCTAAATATTGGTGACGGAGCATCAGCTTCAGATGAAGGAGAGGAATGGGTAAAAATCCCAAGGGATATCCTTCTACAAAAAGGAGAAGACCCAAAAGAAACAATCGTCAAAACCATCTATCCAGACTTGCTGGACAATTACCGTGAAAGAGAATTTCTAGAGGAAAGAACCATCCTATGCCCAAGAAACGATACCGTCCAAGAGATCAATGACTACATAATGAACCAAATACAGGGAGAAGAAGTGACATACCTAAGTTTTAACACCGTGTGCAAAGCGATGACAAACAACACCAACATGGAGCACATGTATCCTACCGAGTTCCTCAATACCTTAAGGTTCCCTGGAATACCAAACCACGAACTGAAGCTTAAAGTAGGCCTGCCGGCCATGCTACTTCGTAATATCAATCAAACTGCAGGCCTATGCAATGGCACAAGAATGACAATCACACGGCTAGGTAAGAAATACATCGAGGCACAAATCATAACAGGGACACACGTAGGTGACAAGGTATACATACCTCGGATCATAATGTCACCGAGCGACACCAACTGGCCGTTCATCCTTAAAAGAAGACAATATCCTCTGTCAGTTTGCTTTGCAATGACAATTAACAAGAGCCAAGGCCAATCGCTCAACAAGGTTGGCCTATATCTGTCTAAACAAGTCTTCTGCCATGGGCAGCTATACATAGCATTCTCTAGAGTGACAAATCGAAATGGGCTGAAGGTACAGATCGACGACTCAGACCGTCCCGAAGAAGACGCCGCCAGAAACATTGTGTACAAGGAGATCTTCTAACTAtgaactataattttttttatgatgttcAAGTTTAGAGACAAATGGTGTATTCAGTaagatttatttgataagaACTCCTCTTAATCATAAACAAAGCTTGCTTATTCATACATAAAACAATGATCGTTTCATTCAAAAAccatatttgaaaattgacTTACTGTTCTCAAACATGTACTAAGTAATATAGACATATGTTTACTATGCTGTTTTCTACAAGCATAACAAGAACGTACACTCGATAATTATGTATATACTATTAAGAAATCCAATTATTCGACAACAACcagtaaaactatttttacaataaaagttaatttataagcaaaaatctCTATTAGCCGCATCTTGCACGGTCGAATGGCcataaagcaaaaaaaaaacccttcaGTCCTTACCTAATGGACTGATTATTTGATCCGTGATGAGCCCTCCACCATCGATCAGATGCTGCTGCACATCAGTAGTTGTAGACCTACATCCTccgatgtaaaaaaaaaacatcattttgGCAGAGCAAATAGATCAGACCACAAATCTAGATGGAAGATAAGAGACATAAATGGTAAGCAAGGATGGGAGCTGGCCACCATGGAGTACCGGTTCACCATCAAGAATGGTCACTTCGGTAACCAGATCGACAGCCTTCACTCGTAGCCCATGTCGCAGATCTGCAACTAAAATCGATCGGTAGCTACATAAACGAATCTGACCCTAGAAGCACCTCAAGATCTCCAGCACAAAAACCTGTAGAGGGATTACAATGGCTGAGGTGAATCTTAGGGGGGCGGCAACTCATGGATGGAGAAGGCACTGACCTGCTGAACTCAAGGAGATCGAGAGGAAAATCAATAGGCAAGAGGAGGTTGGAAGAAAATAATAGAAGTGAAGAAGTGAAGGTGACGCTCAACCACAAAATCATTCTTTTATTGCCTCAAAGCATTCAATGGTTCAGCCTCTAATAAATGCATATTACATAATGAAACTAAAACTTAACCAATgatacctccgtccctaaaaaatatatatataacttcttATTTCTGCATCCAACATTCGAGCACtccatcttatttataaattttatataaaaaaataaataattgtcacgcataaagtattattcatgtttatcatctaataacaataaaaatattatttgtaaaattttcaaataaaacgaagagtctaACAtatccaaaaagaaaaaaatatacgcAGATGAAGTATAAAAGAAATGTCtctcttaattattaatttataattatgtaatttggATAATAGATGTTTAAAACTGAATTTAAACGGTGTTTACTACGAAATACATACACGGGGATACAAACGGATAACACACTCGCAAACGAAAATGGTAATTAATACATGTGAGGCTGTTTAAATATTGAagaatgttttatttaatcatCAAATTTCCATGTTTACAACGAATCTGTATTTGTTCAAAGTAAAACTAGAGATATAAACAGACGATGCACCTGCAGatgattgttttatttaattattaaataaccaTGTTTGTAAATTACGCATCTGTTCcaactaaaattaatataatttaatgtaGCAAATGATCATAAttacatttattattatatatacataaagaaAATTACATTACAAGCTAGCTGCGCAATTGTGCGGGTTAAAGACAGCCCGAAAACGAGGCTCCACGTTCACTCTGAGGCCTAGAAATCACCAcgttaatcggagaaaaaggaaaaaaatgtgaacCGTTAGATCATGGTGGGTGCAtattataacggtgtagattaatcgaagactacaaattaccacgttaatcagagaaaaagaaaaaaatacgcACCATTAGATCATGGTGGGTTCAGATTATAACAGTGTagattaatcggagaaaaagaaaaaaatatacaccatTAGATCATAATATatctagataaaaaaattaaataacatataCAAAGAtttactaattaaaaaaaatccgagTAGGGACTAGACAGTTTGCACCAAAATAGATAGAATGAGCACGGATTAGCGAGCGGCATGGCCATCGTTGATGCCACCATGGGCGCCACACGTTTGTACTAAGTTAAttcaattttaattaattattacctccgataaaaaatagattatttagaataatatttgatcaaacttataaACTTCTAAATATCCATAAttccttaaatatttaatttaaatataagacaACTGATACGCATAGATTCTACTGGAAaagtattattataatatcccaaatttattacattttagaaattaccacgttaatcGAAAAAAATTGCGCTGTAAGATCATGGTGAGTCTAGATTATAAGATTGGTAGCTATAGTTGTATAAGAagtacaattatatatttagaaatagaaaataatatatttctaatagcATAAGACCAGATCAAGTCTTAATTTTAACGTTTGAGATCCATCcatatattacaatatattCGAGTTGTATGGCTAATATAGAGTAGCAATAGGACACAATAATGCCAGATTTCCCTCCCTAATAAATACCAAGCAAACTCAATAAGACTATAGTCGGATCAGCCAAATAGATCAGCTAGCGAACAAAATTGTGAAAGAACAAATCTCTTCAAGGCGCTATTGTCGCTGGATTTGATCCTTTCAAAGTGCTATTGTCATAGGATTTCACCTTTTTccatttgttttcttcctcTCACAAAAGCCTTTTTGTGTGTTATAGCCCATCGATCTCTCTTATTTCTCTTATTTCCTGTTTAGATATTAAAgaaattttgtaccatataTATCATTACCACGCTCTAATTTACCATGTTaattagagaaaaagaagaaaagtcttatattgttaGATCCCGGTGATCCCATATTTAACGACTAGGATCTAATAGTGTTGAGTGAGTTTAAGGGGTGATAGTTCACAGATTCTCACACGTAGCTATGGTTCCAAGCTTACGATACACCACAACACAATTAACATATGTTTAaataacaaatacaaatagaaaaatattcagTAGAATTATACCTAAATAGACAACAATTAAGATAAGTAAACAATCACATATTTTAGAGATTAAAGATTGAAACAAATatgagtaaaacataaaatgacTTAAATCTACCGCGCAAATGCGCAGGCCAACCTGCTAGTTTGTATTAAAACAGAATCATTGGCATCCAGTGGGTCATCTTTTATTTaggaagtatttttttaaaaaaatgacaaatttgtaaacaataaataatttatgaataaaatctttatatgtgttcataatgatctaaaagtcaaaactgaaaaataaactacaatgagaAAACCTtagaatcaactctaaattttaaattcaaattttaaattttaccttataagcataaacaaatctTGATTAACCATGAGCAAGCCTTATTAAAGCGGAGCGGCAGGGCAGAGTTTCTTAGGATGtcgtttggttcgtggacaaGGTGGTTTGGACCCATTCCTGAATTGTAGGATAAGTTGAttccatttttcattttgtttggaTGGATATGTTGGactatgttttttgtttggtgggagAAATAAGATGAGATGAGTTAgacctgttttttgtttgattgaaGGGATTGAATGAGATAGAGGTTCCCTcttatatccaaaataaaatattaaatactaggatccatatatgaataacctaaactaattagatatatatttatataagtaatatattttaaataaatttaataaataaaatgaacaccCTCTCTATGGGTCATGGTCACCCTGGGTGATCCGTCCCACCGTTTCAGTGGAATATGTTGGATCTGAATCTGAGAGAAATATTTCTCTCCTGAATCCAACCTATCTCACtcatccaccaaccaaacagggcCAAGGTCCATCCAACCTATCTCACTCgtcaaccaaccaaacagggcCAAGGTCCATCCCTAAATCCAAACATAATCTTAGAGCGCGCTAGAGAGCATCGAGGTATTTTAATACAGAAGCATCCGGGCATAGAACAACCCGAATGGCACCACACGGACTCATCATCGGTGAAGTCCCATCTTGCACCGGGGCAATGCGACAACCCTCGGTAAACTAGTGCCTAGATAGCAGTTTCAACGCTACGCTTTGAACAACGTTAGTTCATATAGTAGTAGTGTATTACCTCTGATTTTACGAGTTCATTTTGAATAACTCCTTCCAGTTGGCATGCAGTGTTGCAGGTCAAAAGGAGCAATACccaaggaaaaagaaacacaaaGCCAATAGCGTCATTACTTTACCATGCAACCACCAATGCAGCAAACTGAATTTTCTTGCAGGGACCTCTAAAATGTAACGAGAACTTCAcaccaatttttatttttcttctcaaagACCTCACCTACTAAAAATCCCCCAGTTTCGACAATACTGACTTGCACTCTTCAGTATTCACTGCTCCAGCATCTAACATTGCAACAAAATGACAGAAACAGAGTGCAGCAAGGGGAATCAATTCCAACATTCAGTCCCTTGCAAGCAAGTACTAACACTGGTGTTCATGGATACTTTTAGCTTGGCTTTTAAGAAATTGCACACTGATCTCTGGGGGGCTGCATTCAGCACTGTGAGATCTCAATATGTCGAGAGAAATTTCACATGCACTCGGTATCCAAGACTGAAAATACCTAGGCGAGTATAAAATAGACGTTCTGATTGATTCCCAAGTGATCAGAAGCTTGAATCCATCTTATTCTATCATACCATCGAACATGGTGTAAGGCTCTGAGCCCACCGTAAGAGCGAGTATAATAGTAGATTACAAGCTGATTATAAGCTAATGTGGATAAGCTGATTATAAGCTAATGTGGATGAGAgatggaatgaaaaataattagggTTAGATCTTATGCAAGAGCTAACTCCACACATACTCCAATGGGAAAGTCATTAAATTCATAggtaagaaaaagaaataaaagataaaaaattaaaggtaaccTTATAACCAATCCATTATATGTGTTAGCTCTAACATAAGCTTATAACTAGCAAGTTCGCTCTACTATTAAACCAATGAGGAGTATCAGTCAACTTTACCATGATGCAAATTTGCATACGTGGGCACCTCTCTTGCCCTCATGTCCCTTCTATAAATAGGTGATGCCAACTGGTTTACCATGACGCAGTATAGCCTTATGCTCATGGTCATGGGTAAGGGTAAATCTTCATCTCAGAGTCTCCATGGCCCAAATTACACTCAAAATGCTAGCGAAGCATTTCCCTGTGGAAGGAAAACAATAGCAATGATGCTGCTCTCACTGCTACTTGTGCTTGTTCTTTCAGCATATTATCCTGAGCAGATTTTCTGGTACTCTCCAATGCCAAAACACATCTATCATCAGACGGCCATCAACCGTATGCTCTCTAACTCTCCCTTTTTTATGCAAAACTGTCATTACAGTTACATTTCGTGCGTTATTTTTGTAGCATCGGTCGAGTTCTTCGAAAGTTTATTGCCCATCGACATTTGGAATATTTATGTGTCAGATTTAGCcccaccccctcccctcccctcccccaaaCACACAGACAcagtcccccccccccctctaaGTCACTGCTGTTCAATACCAACTTAAATTTCAGTTTCATGGAAAGTTAAATAGTATTGTAGAGAATCGTGTGGTTTGAAATGCTTACCAAGCCTGTCTGTCTCTGTAGTTTTGAATGCTTTCTTACCTTTCAGATAATCTACATATTATATTTCAGAAGAATATAAGATTAGCAGTTAGGAAAAGATATAagcaccaaaataaataaaaaaagaaaacacaccTTCTGTCTGGCTATGGAAAATCCTAATAGTATCAAGAGCAACAAACTTGTCTGTCCAAGAAATTCATGTACTGATGATTTTGTCTTTATTTAGGTCCTGACGACAATGCAGAAGACTGCAATCTGTTCAATGGAACATGGGTTAGGGATTTTGGAGGGCCGATTTACACTAACACAACCTGCCCAACGATACCAGAGTCAAAGAACTGTGGAAAGTATGGAAAACAAATGGATTATGTGAACTGGAGGTGGAAACCGTATGGTTGTGCCATGGAAAAATTCGAACCCCATCTATTCTTGACTACTGTCAGGGGGAAGGCATTGGCTTTTGCTGGGGATTCAATTGCACGGAACCAGATGGAATCGCTGCTTTGTTTACTGTCTCAGGTGAACACCTTGTGTGTTAGTTCTCCTAAATGTGTAACCAAAAGTAGCACCTATATCACTAGTGACACCCCCACAATATCTTGCTTTAAATTATAATTCTTTTGAGTTTTAGGCGCAATTATAGTCAGGTATTAGTTGACAAGTTAAGATGGAAACGGGactggaagaagaaaaattgaGCTTCCCCTTCCACTGAATAAACAAAAAGGGAATAACTGCGTAAGATATAGAATACCTTAAACATGCAACTGTTCTGCAGGAGGTCATGCCATGTTAAAGTGATAATTCAAACATCTACAGATCTTTGCATAGCTTCATGGTTTTTTTCGCAGGCTACAATTATGAAATATGGAACAAGAAGCTCAAGGCCTGaagttatttatattgttaaataACGTATATAACAGAATGCttccatattttcattttatgcAAGAAAAATAGGCATGAGTTCAATAAACACTAAATTCACCTTTGTGCTAACAGAAAATTTACACTAGATTCTtctatttaatgatttatcaaTTATCATATCATGACAGTATAGTAATTCTACTTCATTTACCATTTTAGAAACTTTATCAGATTGCTTTCATGAAAGACTTTGACACAATTCTACAAGCTTTTCCAGGTAGAAGCTCCAATCAGAGTTAGTAGTGACACCAAAGATAAATTTGTCACCTGGCACTTCCAGTCATATAACTTTACTCTCATGGCACTGTGGAGCAAATTCATAGTAAAAGATTCGGAAAGGCAAATCAATGGCACAGCATTGGGAGAGCACGACATACACTTGGATAAACTTGATCCAATTTTAGCTGCAAACTTACACCGGatcaatattttagtcatATCCACCTCGCGTTGGTTCTTCAGAAAAAATTACCTATATGAAGGTGAGAAACTCATTGGATGCATATATTGTTCTGAGGATAACATCACAAGATTCAGCGTCCCTATGGCTATTCAGAGGGCCTTTCGAACAGCTCTAAATAGCTTGAAAGACTGCCAGGAGTGCACGCTGCAACTGACAGTGGTAAGAACAACAACATCAGCACACTTTGAAAATGGTTTGTGGAATACTGGAGGATCTTGCAATAGAACTGAACCACTGAGAGAGGAAGCAATGGTTGATGAAACTGATTGGGCAATAAGAAATGTACAGGTTGAGGAAGCTGATAGAACACAAAAGAACAGAAGAAAGGGAGGGGTCAAAATAGATATTATAGATATAACCAAAGCTATGTCAATGAGACCTGATGCACACCCAGATATCCATTGGAATAACCAGTGGGTGAATGGTTACAGTGACTGTTCGCATTGGTGTCTGCCGGGACCAATTGATATGTGGAACGAGCTATTGCTTGCTGTGCTTGACAAATATAAGAACAGCTTGGaagattaatgacaatgcctTTTGCCAATCCATCACATCCATAGTGAGTTTCCTTTTACcatgacatatttatttttctcatttgcaGGAATTTATGTTAGATTCAGACAATAGGACATATGATCACTGTGGTCAGTGGTGACCTATACACAAAACTGTAAGAGTTATCTATGTTGAAAGCATGATAAAGGATAggacaaaaaataaacccTCGCATCCACCTTTTAACTAATTCATTCATGGGCCAGTTTTTGAAGAAGCAGATTTATGCAGTTTGAAATCACTTCGGATTAGTGAGACCCTATGTGTTACAACATTTTACTAGTTTCTATAACCATTTTGCATTGGCCACTTTGTTAAAACTAGCCAATTTCCACACAAGATATTCAACAGGAAAAAGTGCACAAGGAAATCAGTGTTGACATAGAAACATCAATCTTATGAGTACCTGATGGTGCTCTAGCATGTTCAGCTTGTCAAAATGTTATCATCAAAGTCTTTGGTTGTATTCTCGTTGCTAACAGACGTTTGCAGTAATTCCTTGCTCATCAAGTGCTTGCGTTTTTGAAGGCTAAGCCAAATCAAAATACTGTCAGTCTGGACAATGTTATATCCTGCTTTCCTGTACATGTTGAATGGAACTTGGTCGATTATCCTACAGTGCAGATATACACGCCTGTTGGCATCCATCTTGATAATCAGATCCTCACATGCCTTAAGAAGTTGCTTCCCAATTCCTCTCCTAATGGGAACAAACAACAGACAAGACAATTAGAACAATGTATAACCACATAATCAAAATGTTATATCCATTAACTAACTACTCCAACGGCATAAAACCATAAGTTTTCACAACCGACTCATAATCTACACAAAAGCACTTCTTTAACCGGGTTTCTGCAAGGAAAATAGGAAGGAGGTACCTTCCTCTaactgaaaagaaaacatactGAATCATTAGAGCACTGCGCAATGTGCACTAGTACTAGCCCGTATGGGTATCTCTCATGCAATTCTTCTGTTTTAGGAATCTGGTACATATAGAACAAATAAATCAAGCTTCATCATTTCAAAAGAATCACACCCTTTTCAAGTAGAATTAAATCATGGTTATTGCATTCAATATGAAAAATGGACGGCAATCTGTATGGAAATAAAGCATTCTACACTATATTTTCCAATTTACCGTGTCCACTTTGTTACTACTTGGAGGCTCAAATTATTTAGTGCATATGCAATAATCCGCAGAAAATGGAGGGCTTGATCCAACACAGGTACGCAACCATGCTGCTAAGGAAGTTCCACTGGCAATCACTTCTTAGTGCACAGTGCACCGAAAATCTATCTGCATAGCCTTTTCCATTACCTCCTCAACGACGTCTTGACAGTCATGTTGCAAATGTACGGGAACTCaagcggcggcgtgggcgtcGGCGGGGCCCCGGGCGCGCCCATCGCGTCCAGCGACACCTCCGCCGTGCACGCCATCTCCCCGTAGTCCCCATCGCCCtcatccccctccccctcctcttccacGTCTCCCGTGGCGGCGGGCCGGTAGTAACccacgagcacggcggcgtgGGGCGCGAGGCCGCGGCGCTCGTAGAGGTAGCGGCGGATGACGAACGCGAGGAGCTGCTCGTACCTCTGCGCGGGGGCCCACCTGACGTTCTCGGCGAAGGACGAGGCGAGGAGGCGGACGAGCGAGTCggactcgtcgtcgtcggcgggggTGAGGGCACGCA
This window harbors:
- the LOC102715569 gene encoding protein ALTERED XYLOGLUCAN 4-like, with translation MTQYSLMLMVMGKGKSSSQSLHGPNYTQNASEAFPCGRKTIAMMLLSLLLVLVLSAYYPEQIFWYSPMPKHIYHQTAINRPDDNAEDCNLFNGTWVRDFGGPIYTNTTCPTIPESKNCGKGKALAFAGDSIARNQMESLLCLLSQVEAPIRVSSDTKDKFVTWHFQSYNFTLMALWSKFIVKDSERQINGTALGEHDIHLDKLDPILAANLHRINILVISTSRWFFRKNYLYEGEKLIGCIYCSEDNITRFSVPMAIQRAFRTALNSLKDCQECTLQLTVVRTTTSAHFENGLWNTGGSCNRTEPLREEAMVDETDWAIRNVQVEEADRTQKNRRKGGVKIDIIDITKAMSMRPDAHPDIHWNNQWVNGYSDCSHWCLPGPIDMWNELLLAVLDKYKNSLED
- the LOC107304048 gene encoding uncharacterized protein LOC107304048, which translates into the protein MAAASAAALLLLPVSPAAPRHPHHLLFSSYSPCRSPRRVRLARPAASKGDGGGGVVAGGGGGGGGGGGVFLSPRALSQLDELAAFRYAHSFPHGRLTVRALTPADDDESDSLVRLLASSFAENVRWAPAQRYEQLLAFVIRRYLYERRGLAPHAAVLVGYYRPAATGDVEEEGEGDEGDGDYGEMACTAEVSLDAMGAPGAPPTPTPPLEFPYICNMTVKTSLRRRGIGKQLLKACEDLIIKMDANRRVYLHCRIIDQVPFNMYRKAGYNIVQTDSILIWLSLQKRKHLMSKELLQTSVSNENTTKDFDDNILTS